One Eremothecium cymbalariae DBVPG#7215 chromosome 2, complete sequence DNA window includes the following coding sequences:
- the STE20 gene encoding mitogen-activated protein kinase kinase kinase kinase STE20 (similar to Ashbya gossypii ABR014W), which yields MSRVSSNGETLPGGLSELVLSDGVKAQQQQQVDGGYDLPRAPGSLNVNALREDDGKDVNDLSDYKAVGPIGSGVSVTSVEERSGVFAKVDGALDDPIQFTRVSTSSVLSNSSSAVLEQERQQRQQRQQQRQHEQEQEQEQEQQRQAQEPELRRKKEEQNGYDHNGDVTTTITEHSSPERKRESLSNSFRTPQDYRNPNSLPGSGPRTIPADFAASAGTPPTCDVTNSTLRASGRSDGVGSYFMEQYSDTRYSSSSGDVSQRVASDAITPKKTMLTQNATHYNDEYESPLNELISSSDEHSDTAHIISEEPSNTTNTNINDNNNTNNNTTNNHNGNNNNNSKSNNNISSRAAQSSSSSSSLSSPQVINTTQALHAAQVVHAVHAVHAVHTSNIATHTAYLSNSGNVELHHSSATTAATTNNLVTHDFPPTPVMNQNGSSFNAHNGPGTVASLPNKSPFRTVTSPFPTSRRSRHSTGFGDISLPRNSTSSTSSNEHKKSRGGRMKGVLSSFVQNIRRNSQGEKRRSGTSLMKISTPYNATHVHHVGVDSKTGEYTGLPDEWERLLASSGISKKEQQQHPQAVMDIVKFYQDVAGTNDEDKVLKTFPVNGTTDDLSSSPSFRTHSLSSSSRFDSNEHYGSSYSTPGLQSPMVFSDPNQQQSYQQQQDEKFIPSRPAPKPPGSAAKAEFTSPLVFDQQSSVTTTPRTHRSSSQSSGFMALARKATLTKNKQQLPPIPSVSKQTDDYVGGSLRMAPPAPPPPPPPPIQKDGYTKEHDRERERERERERERTGLGREKDHQAATKQNQVALERKREERKRRNQKLQSKLAEICCVGDPSKIYRNLIKIGQGASGGVYTAYEIGTNASVAIKQMNLEKQPKKELIINEILVMKGSKHKNIVNFIDSYLLKGDLWVVMEYMEGGSLTDVVTHCILTEGQIAAVSRETLRGLHFLHSKGVIHRDIKSDNILLSMDGNIKLTDFGFCAQINESNLKRTTMVGTPYWMAPEVVSRKEYGPKVDIWSLGIMIIEMIEGEPPYLNETPLRALYLIATNGTPKLKDAGSLSSVLKRFLNWCLHVNPENRATAVELLSDKLITEVADDNKSLAPLVKLARMKKHAEKMDSSLHDNID from the coding sequence ATGTCCAGGGTTAGCAGCAATGGGGAGACTCTTCCGGGAGGGTTATCAGAGTTGGTTTTGAGTGATGGTGTTAAggcgcagcagcagcagcaggttGATGGCGGGTATGATTTACCGCGGGCCCCCGGGAGTTTGAATGTGAATGCATTGCGGGAAGATGATGGGAAGGACGTGAACGATCTTTCTGACTACAAGGCTGTAGGTCCGATTGGGTCTGGGGTTAGTGTTACTTCTGTAGAGGAAAGGTCTGGGGTGTTTGCGAAGGTTGATGGTGCATTGGATGATCCGATTCAATTTACACGGGTATCCACATCCTCGGTACTGAGTAACAGTTCTTCAGCGGTTTTAGAACAGGAACggcagcagcggcagcagcggcagcagcagcggcaacATGAGCAAGAGCAAGAGCAAGAACAGGAACAGCAACGGCAAGCGCAAGAGCCAGAGTTGCGAAGGAAAAAGGAAGAGCAAAATGGATATGATCACAATGGCGATGTAACTACAACTATAACGGAACATTCTTCTCCAGAACGTAAGCGAGAATCGCTGAGTAATAGTTTCAGGACGCCTCAAGATTATAGGAATCCAAACTCTCTACCGGGCTCCGGTCCTAGAACAATACCAGCTGATTTTGCCGCAAGTGCAGGTACACCTCCCACATGTGATGTGACAAATTCTACACTCCGTGCGTCGGGCCGCTCTGATGGAGTCGGGTCGTATTTTATGGAGCAATATTCGGATACAAGGTATAGTTCATCGTCGGGGGATGTTAGTCAGAGGGTAGCATCAGATGCGATTACGCCAAAGAAGACTATGTTAACACAAAATGCTACCCATTACaatgatgaatatgaatCACCGCTGAATGAACTCATTTCTTCTAGCGATGAGCACAGTGATACCGCTCATATAATTTCTGAGGAGCCTAGCAACACGACGAACACCAATATTAATGATAACaataatactaataataatactacTAATAATCAtaatggtaataataacaataatagcaagagcaacaacaatatatCTTCCCGTGCTGCTCaatcatcgtcatcatcatcatcattatcatccCCTCAGGTTATAAATACTACTCAAGCATTGCATGCTGCACAGGTGGTTCATGCTGTGCATGCAGTTCATGCAGTGCATACCTCGAACATTGCTACTCACACGGCTTACCTTTCCAATTCAGGAAATGTAGAACTACACCATAGTTCTGCCACCACCGCTGCAACCACCAATAATTTAGTTACTCATGACTTTCCACCCACTCCTGTTATGAATCAGAATGGATCCTCTTTCAATGCGCACAATGGACCAGGTACTGTAGCTTCACTACCGAACAAGTCGCCATTCAGAACAGTAACATCTCCGTTTCCAACTTCAAGAAGATCGAGGCACTCCACTGGGTTTGGTGATATATCGTTACCTCGCAATTCAACCTCATCTACTTCAAGCAACGAACATAAAAAGTCCAGAGGTGGTCGTATGAAGGGAGTGCTGTCTTCGTTTGTACAAAATATACGCCGAAATTCACAAGGGGAGAAGAGGAGATCCGGTACTTCCCTGATGAAAATATCTACTCCGTATAATGCCACACATGTGCATCATGTTGGTGTGGATTCAAAAACAGGAGAATATACCGGTTTACCTGACGAATGGGAAAGATTATTGGCGTCTAGCGGTATTTCTAAAAaggaacaacaacaacatccGCAAGCCGTGATGGACATTGTTAAATTTTACCAAGATGTAGCGGGCACAAATGACGAGGATAAAGTTCTTAAGACCTTTCCCGTAAACGGCACAACGGACGATCTTTCTAGTTCTCCGTCGTTCAGAACGCACTCGTTGTCTTCGTCATCAAGGTTTGATAGTAACGAACATTACGGAAGCTCTTACTCTACTCCAGGTTTACAATCTCCTATGGTCTTTAGTGATCCTAACCAACAGCAGTCgtatcaacaacaacaggaTGAAAAGTTTATTCCAAGCAGGCCAGCGCCAAAGCCACCGGGGTCTGCTGCAAAGGCAGAATTTACTTCACCCCTTGTATTTGACCAGCAGTCGTCAGTGACAACCACACCGAGGACTCATAGAAGCTCAAGTCAATCTTCTGGGTTCATGGCTCTTGCTAGAAAAGCTACGTTGACTAAGAACAAACAGCAGCTTCCACCAATACCTTCGGTGTCTAAACAAACAGATGATTATGTGGGTGGTTCGCTTAGAATGGCGCCTCCtgcaccaccacctcctCCGCCTCCCCCAATCCAAAAGGATGGATATACAAAAGAACATGACAGAGAGAGGGAGCGGGAGAGGGAAAGAGAGCGAGAGAGAACAGGATTAGGTAGAGAGAAAGATCATCAAGCGGCCACAAAGCAGAATCAGGTAGCATTAGAAAGGAAAAGGgaagaaaggaaaaggCGGAATCAAAAACTCCAGAGCAAACTGGCTGAGATTTGTTGCGTCGGCGATCCAAGTAAAATATATCGTAACCTAATAAAAATTGGTCAGGGTGCATCAGGTGGCGTTTATACAGCATATGAAATTGGCACTAATGCTTCTGTTGCAATCAAACAGATGAATTTGGAAAAGCAACCTAAAAAGGAGCTGATCATTAATGAAATCTTGGTTATGAAGGGAAGCAAacataaaaatattgttaacTTTATTGATTCTTATTTGCTAAAAGGAGACCTATGGGTCGTAATGGAATATATGGAGGGTGGTTCTTTAACAGATGTTGTAACGCATTGCATTTTGACGGAGGGTCAAATTGCCGCTGTCTCTAGGGAGACATTAAGGGGGTTGCATTTCTTGCATTCTAAAGGCGTTATTCATAGAGATATTAAATCGGATAACATTTTGTTATCTATGGATGGTAACATCAAGTTGACGgattttggtttctgtGCGCAGATTAACGAATCCAACCTAAAAAGAACTACTATGGTGGGTACACCATACTGGATGGCTCCAGAGGTTGTCTCGAGGAAGGAATATGGTCCGAAGGTGGATATCTGGTCCTTAGGTATCATGATCATTGAGATGATTGAAGGTGAACCACCTTATTTGAATGAGACTCCACTAAGAGCATTATATTTAATTGCTACTAATGGTACGCCAAAATTAAAGGACGCAGGAAGCTTAAGTTCAGTATTAAAAAGATTTTTGAACTGGTGTTTGCATGTGAACCCTGAGAATAGAGCAACGGCAGTGGAATTATTGTCTGACAAGTTAATTACCGAGGTAGCAGATGATAATAAATCCCTCGCACCACTAGTCAAATTAGCCAGAATGAAGAAGCATGCTGAAAAGATGGACAGTAGTTTACATGATAACATAGACTGA
- the UFD4 gene encoding putative ubiquitin-protein ligase UFD4 (similar to Ashbya gossypii ABR013W), whose protein sequence is MNRREEPYDEDGDYAISGHDEEYSDEQQLHEQEVEDGEEEVEDNEEGEEEVDVDEEEEDVAEEEVGSIEGAAPNGNSDRWVSSLQELLGTLAHGMEGRRGLDEVSGSRRVNLVDVFPEYRQMFGMMGGVGRGEGNRMHTLVENVVNAKNDPYVAMESLREINEQLLMLNPLTAERTVPQLELLKGIINIMDHPQLSEELELQLISCRCLYNLFEMNPDMVSAAVDRHVILALQKKLVEISYIDLAEQVLETLEYISRLSGREILKSGCLVECLQYVDFFTVHAQRKAVTIVSNACACAKAADYEHILAFFPLLKGVFINNRDQGILTKMLNAIYSISGTLGPASEKQLESLIDLEIIKRIIAVVSSSDIDLDGKLKSLDILSQLVSTSSTICRNIIESCDIYGMLMGCFNDCKKTANSTLHEVLMFVPKQLLVSISRFITLLLPTEDEQLLSIDGPRNLNVDSNSAKYVSLVKQLTPFLAEIYLNTVDFDIRRYLLISFARIASSMNSNQSYIDKQLIGLISSSITQNKSTYCNEKGDKLVAGGLLVGLLSLSSIMIAKCAAEVLPALKREGTLEMLKSLSEHLHGAEDDKVKESTKDYNDGEEQEEEEEEEEEGDTHDSISSHSSDDDYDMEFGDVDVPDHVKPKKMNFTVFRPLTVSYIEKKLSLLCQYLMENFSSNEESVINELREIEELVSQLHMVDYSVEESAYWATVWATVKEMIFQDNFTISGFEFISTGLSESISKIIKAHPSRTSTCQSMFIKVFDDKLELLIKTLQSALTKLESFEIIDCGTSERRAASLGKQMKIRLEYIGDMKKDVIPAGLSSLTVSIHCISSYETLNEFLKHRIAQSRFLSSILLLSNPPNSSASDDVKNMNFQFQVGDEIINSSETVFGSIFKYISNANKNPSQIWNEIQVIKYRRVYEHPDSVNLGRLYPEHVFTREELKPIDGILDLLACCYNSSLDPHLFINPKITVKLSRQLEEPLIVASGALPRWTLHVTRNYSFLFPLDVRMFFLQNTSFGYGRLIQLWRDRTDNEKDSAGEEQLQQLGRPTRHKLRILRENMFLSALKILSKYGSSPNVLEIEYQDEVGTGMGPTLEFYASVSKEFARKSLQMWHCPDNDTDDDGFVKGLLFPSPLSQDKNEVKILELFSHLGTFIARSMLDNRILDFRFNRVFFELMHCRVRGEQLDFTHPEILFELLEIIDPQLESSLKYIWNNRDSASLEALSLYFVLPGYKLQLIENGANIPVTSENVALYISEVFDAFLGSGIDRQLTSFIEGFSRAFPYSSLLVLTPNELCDLFGRVEEDWSIETLYSCITADHGYSMDSPTLHNLIDVMFAFEKHERRLFLQFLTGSPKLPIGGFKNLKPHLTVVLKHPEGDLTPDQYLPSVMTCANYLKLPKYTTKDVLRSRIVQAMNEGSGAFLLS, encoded by the coding sequence ATGAATCGAAGGGAGGAACCGTATGACGAAGACGGCGATTACGCTATCAGTGGCCATGATGAGGAATATAGTGACGAACAGCAACTGCATGAGCAGGAGGTAGAGGACGGAGAGGAAGAGGTGGAGgataatgaagaaggagaggAAGAGGTGGATGTagatgaggaagaggaggatgTGGCTGAGGAAGAGGTTGGATCTATAGAAGGGGCTGCTCCGAATGGGAACTCGGATAGGTGGGTTTCCTCATTGCAGGAGTTATTGGGAACACTAGCACATGGTATGGAGGGGCGCCGAGGGTTAGATGAGGTTTCAGGTTCTCGGAGGGTTAATCTAGTGGATGTATTTCCAGAGTATCGGCAGATGTTTGGAATGATGGGTGGCGTAGGCCGGGGAGAAGGCAATCGGATGCATACATTGGTGGAGAATGTAGTGAATGCTAAGAATGATCCATATGTCGCCATGGAGTCGTTGCGGGAGATTAATGAGCAGCTTTTGATGCTGAACCCACTTACTGCGGAGAGAACGGTGCCACAGCTGGAGCTGCTGAAGGGgattataaatattatgGATCATCCACAGTTGTCAGAAGAATTAGAGTTACAGCTGATTTCGTGCAGATGTTTGTATAACCTATTTGAGATGAATCCAGATATGGTATCAGCAGCTGTAGATAGGCATGTTATTCTTGCACTGCAGAAGAAATTGGTAGAGATTAGCTATATTGATTTAGCAGAGCAGGTTCTCGAAACCcttgaatatatatccaGGTTATCCGGTAGGGAGATCTTAAAGTCAGGATGCTTGGTGGAATGTTTACAGTATGTTGATTTTTTCACAGTGCATGCACAGAGGAAAGCTGTTACAATTGTATCTAATGCTTGTGCATGTGCCAAAGCAGCAGATTATGAACATATTTTGGCCTTCTTTCCACTATTGAAAGGGGTTTTTATAAACAACAGGGACCAAGGAATCTTGACGAAAATGTTGAACGCAATATATTCTATTTCTGGTACACTGGGCCCTGCATCAGAGAAGCAACTTGAGTCATTGATAGATTTGGAAATCATAAAGAGGATTATAGCTGTTGTCTCTTCGTCGGACATAGATTTGGATGGTAAGCTTAAATCTTTGGATATTCTATCGCAGCTAGTTTCAACAAGTTCTACTATATGCCggaatattattgaatCTTGTGATATATACGGTATGCTAATGGGCTGTTTTAATGATTGCAAGAAAACTGCAAACTCAACATTGCATGAGGTATTGATGTTTGTACCAAAACAATTGCTAGTTAGTATCTCTCGTTTTATTACATTGTTGCTCCCTACGGAAGATGAACAGCTACTTTCTATTGATGGGCCCAGGAATCTAAATGTTGATTCAAATAGTGCGAAGTATGTAAGCTTGGTGAAGCAGCTTACTCCGTTCTTGGCAGAAATTTATTTGAACACTGTGGATTTTGATATACGTAGATATCTTTTGATATCGTTTGCTAGAATTGCTTCCTCAATGAATTCTAACCAATCATATATCGATAAGCAGTTGATTGGTCTCATATCTTCAAGCATCACACAAAATAAGTCTACTTACTGTAATGAAAAGGGTGATAAACTTGTCGCTGGAGGGCTGTTGGTTGGTTTGCTTTCTTTGTCCTCTATAATGATTGCAAAATGTGCAGCTGAAGTGCTTCCTGCGTTAAAGAGAGAAGGTACTTTGGAAATGTTGAAATCTTTATCTGAACATCTGCACGGAGCTGAGGATGATAAAGTTAAAGAGAGTACTAAAGATTATAACGATGgggaagaacaagaagaagaggaagaagaagaagaagaaggtgaCACTCACGATAGCATAAGCTCACATTctagtgatgatgattatgATATGGAGTTTGGTGATGTAGATGTTCCAGACCATGTTAAGCcgaagaaaatgaattttACAGTTTTTAGGCCTTTGACCGtttcatatattgaaaaaaagcTGTCATTGTTATGCCAATATTTAATGGAAAACTTCTCTTCAAATGAGGAATCTGTGATAAATGAATTGAGGGAAATAGAAGAGCTGGTTTCACAGCTGCATATGGTCGATTATTCAGTCGAAGAATCCGCATATTGGGCCACTGTATGGGCCACTGTAAAGGAAATGATATTCCAGGACAATTTCACTATCTCAGGATTTGAATTTATTTCTACGGGATTATCTGAAAGTATCtctaaaattattaaagcACATCCATCGAGAACATCGACATGTCAAAGCATGTTTataaaagtttttgatgataagtTGGAATTGTTGATCAAGACATTACAATCCGCACTAACAAAACTagaatcttttgaaatcatTGACTGTGGTACTTCAGAAAGACGTGCAGCATCTTTGGGTAagcaaatgaaaataagaCTTGAATATATTGGTGATATGAAAAAAGATGTTATACCAGCTGGCCTTTCATCATTAACGGTCAGTATTCATTGTATATCATCATATGAAACTCTAAATgagtttttaaaacacCGGATTGCACAATCAAGGTTTTTAAGCTCTATTCTACTGCTTTCAAATCCTCCAAATAGTTCAGCCTCAGATGATGTGAAAAACATGAACTTCCAGTTCCAAGTTGGTGACgaaataataaattcgTCTGAGACAGTTTTTGGATCTATATTCAAGTATATTTCTAATGCCAACAAGAATCCAAGTCAGATCTGGAATGAGATACAAGTTATTAAATACAGGAGAGTTTATGAGCATCCAGATTCTGTTAACTTGGGCCGCTTATATCCAGAGCATGTCTTTACTCGCGAAGAATTGAAGCCAATTGACGGTATTTTGGATTTATTAGCATGCTGTTACAACAGCTCTTTAGATCCTcatttatttattaatcCTAAAATAACTGTCAAGCTCTCTCGACAATTAGAAGAACCTCTTATCGTTGCTAGTGGTGCACTACCCAGATGGACCCTTCATGTTACCAGAAACTATTCCTTCCTCTTCCCATTAGATGTGAGAATGTTCTTTTTACAAAACACTTCATTTGGATATGGCCGTTTAATTCAACTTTGGAGAGACCGGACCGATAATGAAAAGGATTCAGCTGGGGAGGAACAACTGCAACAATTGGGACGCCCAACAAGACACAAATTGCGTATCCTAAGAGAAAACATGTTTTTGAGTGCATTAaaaattttatcaaaatatgGTTCGAGCCCTAATGTGTTAGAAATCGAATACCAAGATGAAGTTGGAACCGGTATGGGACCTACGTTGGAGTTTTATGCTTCTGTATCAAAGGAATTCGCAAGAAAGTCTTTACAAATGTGGCATTGCCCAGATAATGATACTGATGACGACGGCTTTGTAAAGGGGCTATTATTTCCTTCTCCGCTTTCACAAGACAAAAATGAGgtcaaaatattggaacTATTTTCTCACTTGGGAACATTCATCGCACGTTCCATGCTTGACAACCGCATTCTTGATTTTCGTTTCAATAGGGTATTTTTCGAGCTGATGCACTGCCGTGTGAGAGGTGAACAACTAGACTTCACCCATCCCGAAATACTGtttgaacttttggaaATTATCGATCCTCAATTAGAATCTTCgttgaaatatatatggaatAATAGGGATAGCGCTTCACTGGAAGCCTTATCCCTATACTTTGTTCTCCCTGGCTATAAGCTACAACTTATCGAAAATGGCGCTAACATCCCAGTGACTTCCGAAAACGTTgctctatatatatccGAAGTCTTTGACGCATTTTTAGGGTCAGGGATTGACAGACAACTCACAAGCTTTATTGAAGGCTTTTCGAGAGCATTCCCTTACTCCTCTTTACTAGTTTTAACCCCGAACGAGCTTTGTGACCTCTTTGGAAGAGTCGAAGAAGATTGGTCCATAGAAACACTATACTCGTGTATTACTGCTGACCACGGCTATAGCATGGACTCCCCGACTCTTCACAACTTAATTGATGTCATGTTTGCCTTTGAAAAACATGAGCGAAGGCTTTTCTTGCAGTTCTTAACAGGCTCCCCAAAACTGCCAATTGGTGGCTTCAAGAATCTAAAACCACACCTAACTGTCGTTCTCAAACACCCAGAAGGTGACCTAACCCCAGACCAATACTTGCCAAGCGTGATGACCTGTGCAAATTATCTGAAGCTTCCCAAATATACCACCAAGGATGTCCTACGCTCCCGCATCGTGCAAGCGATGAACGAGGGATCTGGTGCATTCTTACTTTCGTAA
- the MRT4 gene encoding ribosome assembly factor MRT4 (similar to Ashbya gossypii ABR012C) produces MPRSKRSKLVTLAQTEKKGRENKERIFDEVRSALDKYRFVWVLQLEDIRTPVLQEIRGAWNGSKLILGKRKVLAKALGANRETEYKENIHRLVKYFDGVTGLLFTDEEQVTVEEYFKAYVKADYSRAKSKAPLTFKIPAGVVYSRGGQTPEEEDIPMVHSLEPTMRNKFKIPTKIKNGKIFLENEYLVCEKGQTLDVRQALILKQFGIAAAEFKVKIPAFYDNKSANMEAIGINME; encoded by the coding sequence ATGCCAAGATCTAAGCGTTCTAAGTTGGTAACTTTGGCTCAGACGGAGAAGAAAGGAAGAGAGAATAAGGAACGAATTTTCGATGAGGTGAGGTCAGCGCTAGATAAGTATAGATTTGTTTGGGTTCTGCAGTTGGAGGATATCAGGACACCGGTATTGCAAGAAATCAGGGGGGCTTGGAATGGATCTAAACTGATTCTGGGGAAGCGGAAGGTTTTAGCGAAGGCCTTGGGAGCTAATCGGGAGACGGAATATAAAGAGAATATTCATCGATTagtcaaatattttgatggGGTTACTGGGTTATTGTTTACGGATGAGGAGCAGGTGACTGTTGAAGAGTATTTCAAGGCGTATGTAAAGGCGGACTACTCGAGGGCAAAGTCGAAGGCTCCTTTGACGTTTAAGATTCCTGCCGGGGTGGTGTATTCTAGAGGAGGACAGACGCcggaggaagaagatataCCTATGGTACATTCTTTGGAGCCAACGATGCGTAACAAGTTTAAGATACCTACAAAAATTAAGAACGGCAAGATCTTTTTGGAGAATGAGTACTTGGTATGCGAGAAGGGTCAAACTTTAGATGTGCGTCAGGCATTGATTCTAAAGCAGTTTGGgattgctgctgctgagtTCAAGGTTAAGATACCAGCTTTCTACGACAATAAATCGGCAAATATGGAGGCCATAGGTATCAATATGGAATAA
- the SHU1 gene encoding Shu1p (similar to Ashbya gossypii ABR011W), with product MEAILKRIINENEQKSLIFVLGAGPREYFEVELPSGAFTYPSVQAVANSRHNVKIMFLDKLQYLFMYLTKFETESKTDFKTLVIYGLDVLLKVASTDSRLSVSQVRLTNLIYNISFRVAKRHGLDFEFVLHSTPANAEMQKLESYWRHISSASDDLCTIEGLN from the coding sequence ATGGAGGCTATATTAAAACGTAtcattaatgaaaatgagcAAAAGTCACTTATATTTGTGCTTGGAGCTGGGCCTAGAGAGTATTTCGAAGTGGAGTTACCGTCTGGAGCGTTCACTTATCCGTCAGTTCAGGCTGTAGCGAACAGCCGGCACAATGTCAAGATAATGTTCCTAGACAAACTCCAGTATCTCTTCATGTATCTTACAAAGTTTGAAACGGAATCTAAGACTGACTTCAAGACATTGGTTATATATGGACTAGATGTGTTGCTAAAAGTTGCATCTACTGATAGTCGTCTGAGTGTGTCGCAGGTACGACTAACGAACTTGATCTATAACATATCATTTAGAGTTGCAAAGAGACATGGTTTAGATTTCGAATTCGTATTGCATAGTACACCAGCAAATGCTGAGATGCAGAAACTTGAAAGTTATTGGCGTCACATTTCATCAGCTTCTGATGATCTATGTACCATAGAGGGTCTTAATTGA
- the MRP4 gene encoding mitochondrial 37S ribosomal protein uS2m (similar to Ashbya gossypii ABR010C): MSLRFAARNVLRNARLSIRLQSTEVKATAEVSTDGEVISKERLRDFNIQAQQMLEEASRLPMEKALELKELMNSPSTKKEQQLDERLLEFFRKYAKYSKFLEPQNNSTKVLDFDIKFSPEQEFPYLVETSKDQAYSKQELFLRQLKHASHTGRLGADIKDVYFPHKDIFNPPSVEKLSIDKLSAAGVHLGQSTSLWRSSTQPYIYGTYKGIHIIDLNKTLSHLKRAAQVVEGVAERGGIILFLGTREGQKRVLQKAADRVNGYYVASRWIPGTLTNPIEISSVWDRHEVDYSGKPTGRELSLHESVSIVKPDLLIVLNPTENRNALREAMKARVPTIGIIDTDSEPSIVTYPIPGNDDSLRSVNLLISILAKAGEKGLANRRREVVEH, encoded by the coding sequence ATGTCACTGAGATTTGCGGCTAGAAATGTATTAAGGAATGCCAGGCTGTCAATCAGGTTGCAGTCTACCGAAGTTAAAGCGACTGCTGAAGTTTCCACTGATGGTGAAGTAATATCTAAAGAACGGCTGCGTGATTTTAATATACAAGCACAGCAAATGCTTGAAGAGGCATCTCGGTTACCTATGGAAAAAGCATTAGAATTAAAAGAACTCATGAATAGTCCGTCGACAAAGAAGGAACAACAATTGGATGAGAGGTTGCTTGAATTTTTCAGAAAATATGCGAAATATAGCAAGTTCCTGGAACCTCAAAATAATTCCACTAAAGTTCTTGATTTCGATATTAAGTTTTCACCCGAACAAGAGTTTCCTTACTTGGTGGAAACGTCTAAAGATCAAGCATATTCTAAGCAAGAGCTATTTTTACGTCAGTTAAAGCATGCCTCCCACACTGGTAGACTGGGTGCTGATATTAAAGACGTTTATTTCCCACAcaaagatatattcaacCCTCCATCTGTGGAAAAGCTATCAATTGATAAGCTCTCTGCAGCTGGTGTGCATCTGGGCCAGTCTACTTCTCTGTGGAGATCTTCCACGCAACCATATATTTATGGTACGTATAAGGGAATTCACATTATCGatttaaataaaactcTTTCCCACTTGAAGAGAGCTGCACAGGTTGTCGAAGGTGTTGCCGAACGTGGtggtattattttgtttctggGGACTAGAGAGGGCCAGAAACGTGTTTTACAGAAGGCTGCAGATAGAGTTAATGGTTATTATGTTGCTTCCAGATGGATTCCGGGCACTCTAACTAATCCTATTGAAATCTCCAGTGTGTGGGACAGACATGAGGTTGATTATTCTGGCAAACCTACAGGTAGAGAATTGTCTCTACATGAGTCAGTAAGCATTGTAAAGCCCGATTTGTTAATCGTGCTGAATCCTACAGAAAACAGGAACGCTCTAAGAGAGGCTATGAAGGCTAGAGTTCCAACCATCGGTATCATTGACACAGACTCTGAGCCATCGATTGTTACGTATCCTATCCCAGGTAATGATGACTCCTTGCGTTCTGTTAACTTGCTCATCAGTATCTTAGCGAAGGCTGGTGAGAAGGGGTTAGCAAACCGTCGGAGAGAAGTTGTTGAACACTAA